From the Edaphobacter bradus genome, the window GCAAGTGATGCGTACTATCCCTTTAGCATGTCAGTTCTGCGACTGGATAAGCCGAAACTGAACAGTGGAGAAGATGAAATGTCCACTGTGCTCTATAAAATGCTTCCGCAGAACCTACGGCCTGACGCCGACTTCTCTGTGTCGGACACCATCATGGCCTTGTCCGAGAAGCTGAAGCTGGCGAAGAGCATTGGTGATCACTCAGAGGAAGTGAGGATCATGAGTCGGATCGCGGAGATCGTGACCGGGAAGGCACAAGCGGCTCCCCCAAAAGTGGCCGGGTTCTTCCCGTCCGTTCCTCCAGAATTGGAAAAGGGTATCCGCGAGAGCCTGGCCTTCCGCACGACCGTGACCTCGCTTCCAGCAGAAGATAGGGCCGAGCGAGATGGTGGACTCTCGGACCTTCTGCGTCTCGAGATTGCGCGATTAAAGAACTCGCTTGGGATTGCGGAGCTTCAATACGTGGAAGATCTTCCGATCATTTCAGCAACCGTCGGTTATACCCGCCGTGATTTCAATCCGACTTATGAAGAACTGGGAGCACAAGATCTTCCAGTTGAAGTGCGGGCCTTTCCGTCCCTTCAGAAAGACGCCGCCCAAAGGCTGGCGCGGCCCGAATTGGTTGGCACGATTCCAATTCCTGCCCGTGAGGCGGAGCATGAGGGGATCTTCATTTCCCTTGATGCCTGCAGGGTGCTTGCGTGGCTTGAGGTAAATGGGATTAGGTTACCCTCTTCGGACATCCCGACGATTGCAAGGATCATGCAGGCGCTGGAACCGATAGATCATGACCGTTACTATGACTCAATTTGGCAGTGGGAAGTTCGGCGACTGGTCTTTGGGCTTATCCATAGCTTTTCTCATGCGGCCATGCGAGCGATCACGCGTTATGCTGGCATCGATCGGACCTCCGTCGCGGAGTATGTCTTTCTACCGATGTTGGGTTTTGTGGTGTACGACAACTCAAACACTTTCAAGCTCGGGGGGGTAGCCACGCTTGTGCGAGACCACCTCGCTGCTTTTCTAGAGACCATGGCGAATGAGTCGGTGGAGTGTCTCTACGACCCGGATTGCGCAGACCACACAGGAGCATGTCATGGTTGTCTGCACTCGCCGGAGATCGCGTGCAGAGTCTTCAACCACGGCTTGAGTCGGTC encodes:
- a CDS encoding DUF1998 domain-containing protein; the protein is MPRRTFEPDSTADSEIERLPFMQRGVSQLLFNYLPSRTVDWEDGLAIVQLGAIRFSSIWDEDKKSTLLNEMEESFARWSRRGGRIDPTFPNRKHESTRYTVGMPESVEATVLDAALICQRCGQLIFEKRVDYSSKLTCPNCGGLRVHQIPFVFVHGCGELVPITEWLPATKRNTESGRIEPTKHPIRCPECNTSANLYIPGKSDRVKDMKVLCRKCNAEARDRLTARCHRCLRRLMRGPQFEEAKDGGKTIVQEIAMRLARYSASDAYYPFSMSVLRLDKPKLNSGEDEMSTVLYKMLPQNLRPDADFSVSDTIMALSEKLKLAKSIGDHSEEVRIMSRIAEIVTGKAQAAPPKVAGFFPSVPPELEKGIRESLAFRTTVTSLPAEDRAERDGGLSDLLRLEIARLKNSLGIAELQYVEDLPIISATVGYTRRDFNPTYEELGAQDLPVEVRAFPSLQKDAAQRLARPELVGTIPIPAREAEHEGIFISLDACRVLAWLEVNGIRLPSSDIPTIARIMQALEPIDHDRYYDSIWQWEVRRLVFGLIHSFSHAAMRAITRYAGIDRTSVAEYVFLPMLGFVVYDNSNTFKLGGVATLVRDHLAAFLETMANESVECLYDPDCADHTGACHGCLHSPEIACRVFNHGLSRSFLMGGHSPWVDVASDYRVTGYWETMSRP